The following is a genomic window from Amycolatopsis cihanbeyliensis.
CTTTGATCAACCCGGAACCGAGGTAGCGGCGCACGCCCTGCACCGTCGCGGGCAGCACGGTGCTGTAGTCCTCAACGTGGAACTGCTTGCCGTACTGCGGATGCGATCCCCACCGGCCGACCATCCGCAGCGCCTCACCCGGCTGCGCGCCGAGCAGCGAGCCCACCACGGTGACCAGGTCACCCCCGCGACCGGGGTCGACCCTGGCGACGGTGTAGCCGGTGTCCTCGTTGGCGAACGTGATCCGTTCCAGCGTCGCTTCCAGCACAGACCCACGAAACGGTTGCGTCACGCCTTACACCTACCACGCCGCGAGTGCACGCGGCAGCGGCCGTCAGCGCAGGGTGGCCAGCTCCGGGATCCGCTCGCCGTAACGGGCGAGCAGGTCCGCGTTGCGCTCGTCCCCGCCGGGTACGTTGGAGCTGGTCCACACCGGAAGCCGGACGCCGCGCTCGGCCGCGAGGTCGTGCAGCCGCTCCAGCAGCATGGACCACAGATAGGCGCCGAGGATGGTGGACACCGCGCAGGTGCGCGGTTCCTCGCTGGGGTACACCACATCACCGGGCGGCACCCCGGTGTCCAGCACGATCGTGGCGTGGTCGGCCAGCCTGCTGCCCGCGCGGTCGGTGGCCTTCGCCGAGGCGGGCAGTGAGGTCACCGCGATCACCGGTACCTCCCTTGCCCGCGCCTCCTTGGCGATTTCCACCGGGTACGGGTTACGGCCACTGGTGGAGAAGACCACCATGACGTCCGGCGGCGCCGGCGCGGCCGACTGCACCAGCGACCGCCCGCGGCCCACCTCCCGCTCGGCATCCGTGCTACGCAGCGCGCCGGTCAGTGGCAGCACCGCGGGCTCCCACAACGGGCGGACCGCGGCCAGCCCGCCGGCCCGGTAGAAGGTCTCGCACACCATGGCCAGCGAATGACCCGCACCGGCCGCGTGCACCACCCCGCCGCTCTCGATGGCGTTCAGCACGAGCTCGGCGGCAGCGGGAATCGCGTCCTCGCAACCCTGATCCAGCTCATCCATCAGCGCTCGGATGCGTTGACGAGCTACGTCGACCATCGGCGAGTTGCCTCCTCGGCGAGTCAGTGCCTTCGTGGGCGGCCTTCGTGCGCGCTGTCGTATCGCCGGCGCGGCGGCGTTCGGAGGGCAACGCTAGGGACCCTCGGACAATTTGTCCAGACCAATACATTGACGGTCAACATGATGGCGATATGAGCCGTTCGGCCCCGCCCGTATGGATCATCCGCGTTCGTGCTCAGCGAGCGCTGGTGTCCAGCAGGTCGATTCCGGCGCTGTCCGGCAGCGGTCGGTCCGGGTCCAGCCGCAGGCCGCGCTCACCGAGTATGCCGTCCAGCAGCCGCCACACCGAGCGGGCGAGGTCGGCGGTGAACTGCTCGGCCGTGCCACCCTCCGGCTCGGCCAGCCACCTGCCGATCGCGGCCTCGACGAAGGCGACCAGCCCGAAGGCGAACGGTTCCGTGCCCCGATCCTCGAGGCCGGTCGCGCGCAGTGCGCCGGCGAGCAGCCTGCCGAGGTTCACCGCGAACGCCCCGGTGAAGTCGGTGATCGCGTCGGAGCGGCCGGCGGGGTCCCTGCGCGAGTGCCGCGCCAGGTACCGGTAGAGCTGCCGGTGGGTACCGAGCCAGCGCACGATGGTGTCGATCGCCGAGGTGATGATCTCGTGTGGCGCGCCGCCGGCGCGCCACACCGGGGCGAGCTCGGCCATCAGCCGCTGCACGATGCGCTGGCACACCGCGTGTTGCAGGTCCGCCTTGCCGTCGAAATGCCGGTACAGCCGTGGCCGGGCCACCCCGGCCTGGGCGGCGATCTGCTCGGTGAGCACGTCCGGGCCGTGCCGCTCGATCACCGTGATCGCCGCCTCGGCGAACTCGGCACGCCTGCGCTCGCGCTGCCCTTCCCAACGCGTGGCCCGGCCGTCCCGCCTGCCGGTGCTGCCCGTCACTCCGCCTGCCACCTGCACCAACTTACCCGTCACAGCTCATAGCCGGCGCCAGAGCAGGCGGGTCAGGGTGGCGACGACGGCGACAAGGGGGTGCCTGCGCCCATCGGCGTGCTTGGTGTCCGGCGCGGTTTCCGGCATTGCCTGGTATGCCGCCAGATGAGTGAGCGCGCGCATGGTGTGCGGGGCCAGCCGGTCGGCGAGGTCGGCCGCGGTTCCCGCGGGCCGGTTGACCACCTCGGGCCTGCGTTCCAGTGCCCGCACGATCATCGTCGCGGCCTGCTCCGGGCTGAGCGAGGGCAGCCTGCGGAACACCCTCGCGCTCGGTGCGCTCATCGCGGTACGTACCAGCGGCACCCGGACCGAACTGAACGTCACGCCCTCGGCCAGCAGGTCCCTTCCGGCCACCTTGCCGAACTCGTCCAACGCGGCCTTCGAGGCCAGGTACGCGGAGAACCGCGGGGTGTGGTTCTGCAGGCCCTGCGTGGTGACATTGACGATATGCCCGAATCGCTGCTCGATCATCGCGGGTAGCAGCGCGAAGGTCAGCCGTAGCGGGGCGAAGTAGTTCAGCGCCATGGTGCGCTCGTAGTCGTGCAGCCTGCTGGTGGAGTGCGCCACCGAGCGGCGGATCGACCGGCCCGCGTTGTTCACCAGCATGTCCACCGCACCGTGCTCGGCGAGCACCCGCTTGATCATCGCGTCGACCGCCTCGGAGTCGGTCACGTCGCAGGGATGGATCGCGGCCTGCCCACCCGCCGAGTGGATCTCGTCGCGCACCGCGGCCAGTTCGTCCGAGCGCCTGGCCACCAGCAGCACGGTGGCGCCCCGCCGCGCCACGCGCAGCGCGGTGGCCCTGCCGATCCCCGTGGACGCGCCGGTGATCATCACCCGCCGGCCACGCAGTGGGGTCTTCCGCTCGCCCCGCCGGACCCGATCGAGGTCCAGATGTTCGGCCCAGTACCGGTACACCCGCTCGGCGTAGGTGGCGAGCGGCGGGCATTCGATGCCCGTCCCGGCCAGCGCCGCGCGGGTCGCGGTGGTGTCGAACCGGACCGGAAGGGTGAGTACGGGCAGCACCTCGGCCGGGATGCCGAGTTCGGTCAGCGCCGCGGCGAGTGCTTGCTGCCGCACCGAGGGTCGCTGCCGCCCGGCGAGCGCGTGCCCGGCCCGGCGCAGCGTGCCGGAAAGGTTCAACGGCAACGTGCGCACGATGCGCGGACCGCCGGCCGCGCCGACAAAGGCGTTGTACACCTCGTTCAACGACTGCGGTTCGGGCGCGGCGAGGTGGTAGGTCGCCCCGCTGGCGGCCTCGACGTGCATCAGCCGCTCCATGGCCTCGACCACGTAGTCCACCGGGACCATGTTGGTGGCGCCGAGCTCGGGGCCGACCAGCGGCAGGCGGGCGGGCAGGCGCGCGATCCTGGTGAACGCGGGGAAGAAATAGTAAGGCCCGTCCACCTTGTCCATCTCGCCGGTCACGGAGTCGCCGACCACGGCCGAGGGGCGGTAGATCCGGTACGGCACCGAGTCCTGTTCCCGTACCAGTTTCTCCGCGGCGAACTTGGTCGCGTGGTACGGCGAGGGCAGCCGCTGGCCGAGGTCGAAGTCCGACTCGGTGAACCGGCCCTCGTGCTCGCCGGCCACCGCGATCGAGGACACATGGTGCAACCAGCGTGCCCGCGCCCGCTCGGCGAAGGTGAGCACGTTGCGGGTGCCGGTGACATTGGCGGCCTCGTTGGCCTCCCGGCCCGCGGTCATGTCGTAGATCGCGCCGAGATGCACCACGTGTTCCGGCGGCTCGGTCAGGCTCGCCGGATCGACGCCCAGCCCCTCCGCGGTGAGGTCGCCGGACACCGGGACCACCCGCTCCGGGTTCGGCCACTGCTCGGTCAGCTCGGCCAGCCGTTCCCTGGACCGCTCGCGCACCAGCACGTACACCCGGGTGCAGTCCGGCCTGGTCAGCAGCCTGTGCACCAGCCTGCGGCCGAGGAAGCCGGTGCCGCCGGTGACGAAGTAACTGGTCATCGCGCCCTCCCGGAGCCGAGTAAATACCTGGAACACAATGTACCGGATACTTTTCCGGGCCGGCAGTGCCTTCCCGGCGCCCGGGTCACCACGGTCGCGGTCTAGGCTGGTCGCGGAGCCACCGCAGCAAGCAGGGGAGGTACCGGGTGAAGCAGGAGGGCAGCCTGTTCGGGCTGGTCAGCGCCGTGATCGGGCTGGTGTTCGCGGTGAGCAAGCTGCGCCAGGCGCGCAAGGACAAGGACAAGCTACGGCTGGCCAACGCCGTGGCGGGCGCGGCGGCGGTCGCCACCGAGGTGGCCATCGCCGTCCGCGCCCGCAGGTCGAAGGGCCGGTAAGGCGCTTACTCCTCACTCTGGCCGTGCTCCCGGTCTCCCTTTCGCGGGCGGCCTCGTGGTCGCATCCTGCTCACGTTGCCGGGGAGTCGCCCGCTGTCGGAAAGGGCCTTGCGTAGCAGGAACTCGATCTGCGCGTTGGTGCTGCGCAACTCGTCGGCGGCCCAGCGGGCGAGTGCGTCGTGCACCGCCGGGTCCAGTCGCAGCAAGACCTTCTTCCGCTCCGTCATCGGGAACGGCTACTGGTAGAGCGAGCCGGTGTTCACCACCGGTTGCGTGTCCCGGTCACCGACCAGCACGACCATCAGGTTGCTGACCATGGCGGCCTTGCGTTCCTCGTCCAGGTCCACCACGTCCTGCTCGGCGAGCCGGTCCAGGGCCATCTCCACCATGCCGACCGCGCCCTCCACGATCCGCTTGCGCGCGGCCACCACGGCGCCGGCCTGCTGCCTGCGCAGCATCGCCTGGGCGATCTCCGGCGCGTAGGCCAGGTGCGTGATCCTGGACTCGATCACGGTCACCCCTGCCGAGGCCACCCGCGCGGCGATCTCGGTGCACAACTGCTCGGCGACGTCCTGGGTGTTGTCCCGCAGCGAGGCCCGCTGCTCCTGGTGCGCGTCGTAGGGGTAGCTGTTGGCGATGTGCCGCACCGCCGTCTCGCTCTGGATGCTGACGAACTCCACGAAGTCGTCCACCTCGAACGTCGCCTGCGCGGTGTCCTCGACCTTCCACACCACCACGGCGGCGATCTCGATCGGGTTGCCGTCGGCGTCGTTCACCTTGGCCACGCCGGTCTCGTGGTTGCGGATCCGGGTGGACACCGCGCTGCGTACCGAGATCGGGTTCACCCACTGCAGCCCGTGCGAGCGCAGGGTGCCGGTGTAGCGGCCGAGGAACTGCACCACGCGCGCCTCACCGGGCGCGACCGGAGTGAGCCCCCCTGCCAGTACCGGTGCGGCCAGCACCAGTAGGCCGCCGACGATGATCATCGATACGCCCGCGCCCTGGTTGTCGTTCGCGGCCAGCACGATGCCCAGCACGACCAGCAGCGCACCGCCGAGGAAGGCCAGCAGCACCACCCCGACCATGGGGAAGCCGTTCACCGAGCGCGCCGCCCGCTCGGTGACCTGCGGTTTCGGCATGTCCAGCTGGATGTCGTCCGCCACGTCCGCTCGTTTCTCCGCCATCGTCCTCAGTCCCCTTTCGGTCCCCGACGTTGTCATAACCATAGCATAGTGATATCACTTTAAGCATCAGCAGATGGGGAGGAACGATGAGACAGGACCAGCGCTTGGAGATCGACCGGATCTCCAAGCGGTACGGATCGGTGGTCGCGCTGCGCGAGATGACCTTCGATGTCCGGGCGGGTGAGCTGTTCGGGTTCGTCGGCAGCAACGGCGCGGGCAAGACCACCGCGATGCGGATCGCGCTCGGCGTACTGTCGGCGGACTCCGGCGAGGTCCGCTGGGCCGGCGGGCCGATCACGCTGGAGAACCGGCGGCACATCGGCTACATGCCGGAGGAACGCGGGCTGTACCCGAAGATGAAGGTGGCCGAGCAGCTGATCTACCTGGCACGGCTGCACGGCATGTCCAGGTCCGAGGCGCAGCGGTCCGCGCGGGCGTGGATGGAGCGGCTCGGCGTGGCCGAGCGGCGCGAGGACGAGGTGCAGAAGCTCAGCCTCGGTAACCAGCAGCGGGTGCAGCTCGCCGCGGCGCTGGTGCACAACCCGGAGATCCTGGTGCTGGACGAACCGTTCTCCGGGCTGGACCCGGTGGCGGTGGACGTGATGAGTGCCGTGCTCAAGGAGAAGTGTGCGCGGGGCACGCCGGTGGTGTTCTCCAGCCACCAGCTCGACCTCGTCGAGCGGCTGTGCGACCGGGTCGGAATCGTCCGAAGTGGACAGATGGTGGCCTGTGGCACGGTCGCCGAGCTGTCCTCCGGCGGCAACACCCGGCTGGTGGTGGACGCCCCGCTGGCGCCGCGGGGCTGGGCGGACCGGATCGCCGGGGTCAGCACCGTCGGCTACGAGGACGGTAAGTCCGTGCTCGAGCTCGGCCCCGGCGCCGATGACCAGCTCGTGCTCACGGCCGCCATGGAGACCCCTCCGGTGCGCGAGTTCGCGCGCAGGCAGCCGAGCCTGACCGAGCTGTTCCGCAACGTCGTCACCGAGAACGGCGCGAGCGAAGGGAGAGCGGCATGAACTCCATCCTCCTCGTGGCCGCGCGGGAGATCAGCACGCGGCTGCGCTCCAAGGCCTACGTGATCACCACCATGCTGCTGCTGATCCTGATCGTCGCCTTCACCGTGGTGATGAAGCTGATCAGCGGGAGCGGTGGGGCGGACGCCACGGTCGGTGTCACCGCCCAGAACGGCGGTCTCGCCGCGCCGATGCGTGCCGCGGCGACCACCGTGGGCCAGACCGTGCAGACTCCGACCGTCGCGAGCGAGGCCGCGGGCCGGGAACGGGTCGAGTCCGGGGAGCTGGACGCCCTGCTGGTCGGCGACGGCAGCCGGGTCGAGGTGGTCGTCGACCAGGATCTGGACCGCGACCTGCGCACCGCGCTGAACGTGCTGGCCAGCCAGCTCGCGCTGAACCAGGAGATCACCGGCCTCGGCGGCGATCCGGCGCGGGTGAACGCGGCGGTGGCCGAGGCTGCCGTGCAGGTCCGACCGATCAACGCGCCGAACGACTACGGGCCGGAGCAGCTGGTCATCGGCATCATCGTCGGCGGCCTGATCTACATGTCGGTGTTGATCAACGGCCAGCTCGTCGCGCAGGGCGTGGTCGAGGAGAAGACCAGCAGGGTGGTGGAGCTGCTGCTGTCCACCATCCGGCCGTGGCAGCTCATGGCGGGCAAGGTGCTCGGCATCGGCACGATCGGCCTGCTCCAGATGGCCGCGATCGCGATCGTCGGGGTGGTCTCCGGGCTGAGCACGGGCACGCTGACCCTTTCCATCTCGGCGGCCGCGGGTACGGTGACCTGGCTCATCGTCTGGTACCTGCTCGGGTTCTTCTGCTACGCCATGGTGTTCGCCGCGCTGGGCGCGCTGGTCTCCCGGCAGGAGGATGTCGGCGGCGCGGTCACCCCGCCGCTGATGCTGATCATCGCGGGCTGGGTGGTCGGCATCTCCGTCCTGCCGAGCGACCCCGGAAACTCGCTCGCCGAGACGATGTCGATCATCCCGGCCTTCGCCCCGACGCTGATGCCGATGCGGCTGGCGATGGGCGGGGTACCGGTATGGCAGGCCGCGCTGGCGCTCGCACTGGTGGCCGCGATGATCCCGGCACTGATCTGGCTCGCCGGCCGGATCTACCGCAACGCCGTGATGCGCACCGGCGCCAAGGTCAAGTTCCGGGACGCCCTCCGCACCACCTGACCCGCCCCGGGGAAAAGCCCTGAACGTGGCGTTTGAGACGTCAGATGTCTCAAACGCCACGTTCAGGGCGTCTTACGTCCGGAAAGCCACGTTCAGGGCACTTCAGTGGGTGCAGCCGGAGGTGGGGAGGGAACCGATCGAAGGGACGGTGTCGCCGTCGTAGATGGCCAGCAGCAGCCGTTGCGGGCAGACCAGCGTGCCGTTCCGCTTGATCTGCAGGTGCAGGTGCGGCCCGCTGGAGTTGCCACTGGTGCCGGAGTACCCGAGTAGCTGACCCGCCTCGACCTCGCCACTGGCCACCGCCGGGGAGCGGAAATGGCAGTAGGTGTAGACCCCGCCGTCCCTCCCGGTGACCTGGACGCCGTTGCCGCAACCGCGGGAGCCCTGGTCGATCTTCACCGCCCGGCCGCCGTTCACGGCGTACACCGAGTGTCCACTCCAGACCGGGATGTCGATCGCCGGGTAGTCGTGGTGCGAGGCGGCGTAGGCACTACGCGGTTGCGCACTCCGGTCCAGCGGCAGCGAGTAACCGCCGACCGCGCCCACCCCGGCGATCAGCTCACGCCAGGTGGCGGTGTCCACGGTGCCGGTGGGGTCGATCCCGTGTTCGTCCTGGAAGTCGCGGACCGCGGTACCGGTCGCCGTGTCGAAGCTGCCGGTCACGGGCAGGTCGGCGCCGTGCTTGTTCAGCTGTTCCTGCGCCGCCTCGACGGCGTGGGTCGCCGTGCTGCCCTCGGCGACCGGGACGACCAGCCCGGCCCAGGTGTTCGGGCCGACGATCCCGTCCACCGCGAGCCCCTCCGCCTGCTGGAACGCGCGCACCTCGCGCTCGGTGTTGGGACCGAAGATGCCGTCGACGGCGGTGGTGTGGCCGTGCTGGGTCACCAGGTGCTGCACGGTCCGCACGTTGGTGCCCTGGTGCCCGTCCTGCACCAGCGGCCAGGAGGCCGCGGACACCGTGGGTACCGGGGACAGTGGGGAGGCCGCGGCGCCGGCCGCGCCGGGCAGGCCGAGGGCGGTCAGCGCGCCGACCACAACGCCAACGACCGGAATGAGAAATCGTCGCATACCCGGAAAGGAACACGTCCCCCATGCCGGGCTCAAGGGTGCTCGAAAAGCCAAAATAACCCCAACTTTTCTACGTATCGCATGGACGAAACGGCAGGTCCGGGTTGGTACCGGGTTCGTTTGAGTGAATATGCGGGAAACAGGTCCCACGTTGCTGGTTGTGGCCTTTGCCCGCGGTTAGGGTCGGCGACGCCGAGCGTCCCGGGCTCGGAATCGGTGGTGAGAAGGAGGAATGCGATGCGGACTCCCCGTGCCGTCACCGGACTGCTCGCCGGAGCGCTCACCGGTGCCTGCCTGCTCGGCGGCACCGCCGAGGCCACGGACCCCGTGGACCCCATGGATCCTGTGGACACTGTGGACACTGTGGACACCAGGACCGTCGACTACCGGGGTTACGTGGTGCAGGTGCCGCCGACCTGGCGGGTGGTCGACCTGGCCGAGCGCCCCGACGCCTGCGTGCGCTTCGACACCCCCACGGTCTATCTCGGTCGTCCCGGTGACCAGGCATCCTGCGCCGGCGACGCCGTCGGAAGGCGGGCAGGCCTGTTGCTGCAACCGTTGGACCCCGCGACCATCGCGGCGGCCGAGGGCGTGCCGGCGCGGGCCCGGCCCGGTACCGCGGCACCCGCTTCGGCCGCGCTCGACCCGGCCGGAGCCGCCTGGCGGGACGGCGGCTTCGAACTCGCGGTGGAGGCGGCGGGCGTGCTGGCCACCGCGGTGCACAACGGGACAGACGGCGCCGCCATCGCTGAGGTGCTGCGTTCCGCCTCCCTGAGCGGCGCGGCCACCCCGGAATCGCTGCCGAGGGAACCGGCCTCGGCGGAGGCGGTCGCGGCGGTGGCCGCGCAGCCGGGCACGTACCGGGGCAAGGGCTTCGACGCCTGCGCCGCACCCTCCAGCTCGGCGATGGACGCCTGGCGTTCCTCGCCGTACCAGGCGATCGGCGTCTACATCAGCGGCAACATGCGCGCCTGCGGGCAGGGCAACCTCACCGCGAACTGGGTGAGCAGGCAGGTGGGGAGGGATTGGCGGCTGATGCCGATCCATGTCGGCCCGCAGGCGCCGTGCACCGACTACCGCAGCCGCTTCTCCAGCAACCAGGCGACCGCGAAGCAGCAGGGCGTGGCCGAGGCGAACACGGCCGTGGCCGCGGCCAAACGACTCGGGCTCGGCGAGGGCACCGCGATCTACCTGGATATCGAGGCCTACTCGCGCACCAGCAGTTGCAGCGGCGCGGTGCTGGCGCACACCAGCGGCTGGACCGAGCGGCTGCACCAGCACGGCTACCTCTCCGGCTTCTACTCCAGCGGCGGTTCAGGGGTCTCCGATATGAACGACCATCACGGCAGCACCCGCTACACGCTGCCGGACCACATCTGGGGCGCGTGGTGGAACGGTTCGGCCGACACCGACTTCGGCCGCTACCTCGACGACGGCAAGTGGGCGAACGGGCAGCGGATCAAGCAGTACCACGGGCCGATCACCGAGCGGCACGGTGGCGTGTCGATCAACATCGACCGCAACTACCTGGACGTCCGGGCGGGCAACCCGCCGGAGCCCGACCCCTGCGTGACCGCCCGGCTGGACTTTTCCGAGTACCCCGCGCTGTCCGCGGGCAGCACCGGCGCCCCGGTGACCGCGGCGCAGTGCCTGCTGCGGGCGGCGGGCCACGAGATGGGCGAGGGCGACCCGTCCGGGGAGCTGGACGAGCCGACCATGTCGGCGGTCCGCGAGTTCCAGGGCAAGGTCGGGCTGAGCGTCACCGGCGAGGTCGATTCGCATACCTGGACGGCGTTGCTGTCGGCGGGTACGACCCCGTTGTTGCGGGACGGTGCTTCGGGTGCGGCGGTGTCGCGGGTGCAGCGGGCGTTGAACGCGGCCAGGTCGGCGGGGCTCACGGTGGATGGCCTGTTCGGGCCGAATACCGAGTCGGCGGTGCGGGGGTACCAGTCCTCGCGGGGGCTCGGTGTGGACGGGGTCGTCGGGCCGAACACCTGGGCCGCGCTGCAGTCCGGCAAGTGATCGAGCGGAGGAGGACCAGCCGTGAGACGTCTCCGGTACAGACAGCTATGGCGTGCGGTGGCGGCGGGCGCCGCGCTGGCCGTGCTCGCCACGCCGGTGCAGGCGCATGCCCAGCAGGAGGCCGCGGCACCGGACTGCTCCGGGGTGCGAACGGACTACCGGACCTACCCGGTGCTGCGGGCGGGGGACAGCCGTGCGGAGGTGGCTGCGGCCCAGTGCCTGCTGCACGACGCCGGGCACTACTCCGGAGCCGCCACCGGCAGCATGGACACCGGCACCGTGTCCGCCGTGCGGGACTACCAGGACGCGAAGGGCCTCCCCTCCTCCGGTGAGCTCGGCGCGCGTGCCTGGACGGCGTTGCTGTCGGCGGGCACGACCCCGTTGTTGCGGGACGGTGCTTCGGGTGCGGCGGTGTCGCGGGTGCAGCGGGCGTTGAACGCGGCGTTGTCGGCCGACCTGGCGATGGATGGTTTGTTCGGGCCGAATACCGAGTCGGCGGTGCGGGGGTACCAGTCCTCGCGGGGGCTCGGCGTGGACGGGGTCGTCGGGCCGAACACCTGGGCGGCACTCCAGTCCGGCAAGGGCGTCTCCGGTGGGAACCCGCCCAGCGACGCCTTCCGGGTCTTCCTTGCCCCCGCCAACGCCGGTGGCTCGGACGCCAACAGCGGGCTCAGCGTGTCCGAGCCGATCCTGACCCTGAACCGCGCGCAGCGGGTGCTGGCCGAGGCGAACCCGGACACCGACGTCGAGGTGCGGATCCGGCAGGGCACCTACGTGGCGCCGCAGACCGACTGGCGGTTCTATGTTCCCGGCCACTCGGTCTCCTTCATCCCGATCGACTACCGGCCGGGCGACGACGCGGGTGATATCGCGGGCCGTCCGGTGTTCACCAACGTGCGGGACGGCGGTGGTTACCGGCCGGGCTGGTGGTTCCGGGTGATGCTGCCGTCCGATCCGGACGATCCGCTGTACGAGGGTGGGGACACGAGTGTCGACTTCCGGTACCTGCGGGTGCAGAACTACACCAACGGGCTGTCCTTCGACGGCCAGACCCCGCGCAAGTACGAGGACGAGAACGGCTGGCGGATCAAGCCGAGCGAGGGAGTCAACGGGAACTCGGTGTTCGGAATGGACTTCCGCAACATCGGCAACCGGCACGCCCCCGGCAAGACCGGCTACGGCGCGATCCTGACCACGAACTCCTCGGACAACCGGATCACCAACAACGCGTTCAACAACATCGAGAACAGTGGTAACCAGGTCGGCCTGATCCACGGGCTGTACATCACCCATTACAGTTCGTCGAACGTGGTGGAGCGGAACAAGTTCGAGCGCGTGTCCGGCGATCCGGTGAAGGTACGGAACGAGAGCAACTACAACAGCTTCGAACACAACACGTTCATCCGGACCGGGCGCTCGGCGCACTACCGGGGCGAGTTCTGCGACGCGGCCTGCAAGCGGAAGAACCCCGGCACCTCGCGGCAGTGCGCCTCATACCACAACCGGTTCTTCCGCAACGACCTCGGGCGCAACTACGCGGGCACCAGGAACCTGCCGACCTGGGACCTCAGCCCGGACGGGCTGACCAATGCCGGCGGTGGCCGGTGCTCGCTGCCGTCCGGGGAGAAACGCCTGGCCACCGGGTACAACACGTACTGAGCGTCGGTGCCCCTCTCCATGAGGGTGTACCACCTCCGGTCGCTGGTATGCGAAGGTGTGCGGGTGGCTGCCGAGCAGCGCATCGCGATGGAGCGGGCCGTCGAGCAGAGCAATGTGCTCGACGGGCTCCTTCGCGAGCACGACGACCTGCTCACCGTGCTGGACCGGGTGGTGGCGCTGCACGGGACCGCGCAGCTGATCCGGGAGTCACTCGGCGTGCACACCGGATTCGTCGCCGACCTGAACGGTCCGGACCAGGCGGTGATTCGATGGCTGTCCGGGACCAGGACAGGCTCGTTGCAGAACCTACAGGTCCCGGCCGGGCAGGGGATCGGCGGCCGGGTGCTCGCGGTCGGCGAGCCGGTGCGGGTCAGCGACTACGTCAGCTCGCCCGCGATCACACACCAGTTCGACGCGCAGGTCCGTGGCGAGGGGCTGGCCGCGATGCTGGCCGTGCCGATCATCAGCGACCAGGGCAGCGGCAGGGAGACCGTCGCGATCGCCTACGCAGCCATGCGGGAGCGGGTCGAGTTCGGGGACGAGGCCGTGCGGACCGTGGAGCGCATCGCCGATCGGGCGGCAACCGCGCTGCGGGTCGCCTCGCTGGCCGAGTCCGGGAGGAACAACGCCGTCGCCGCTGAGCGGCAGCGGATGCAGAGCGCGCTGCACGACTCGGTCGGTGCGCTGCTGTTCTCCATCGGCGCGCAGGTTCGCGACCTGCATGAGTCCATTCAGGACAATCCGGCACTGGACCTGCGCCTGCGCAGGCTGGAATCCGATGTCTCGGCGGCCTCCAGTGCCTTGCGCGAGGCCCTGCTGGCGCTGTCCGAGTCCACCCCGGAGCGGGCGTTGCCGGTGGAACTGTCCGAGCACTGCCGCTCCTTCGAGGCGCGGTGCGGGGTGTCCGCCCGGTTCGTGCAACTGGCCCCGGTGCCGCCGCTGGACGCCGAGCGCACCGCGACGCTGATCGCCGTGGTCCGCGAGGGACTGCTGAACGTGGAGAAACACGCGCGGGCCTACTCGGTGGTGGTCAGCCTCGGCCCCTGCGAGGGCGGCGTCCAGGTGATGGTCGCCGACGACGGCACCGGCGAGCCCGCCGAGTGCGCG
Proteins encoded in this region:
- a CDS encoding TetR/AcrR family transcriptional regulator: MTGSTGRRDGRATRWEGQRERRRAEFAEAAITVIERHGPDVLTEQIAAQAGVARPRLYRHFDGKADLQHAVCQRIVQRLMAELAPVWRAGGAPHEIITSAIDTIVRWLGTHRQLYRYLARHSRRDPAGRSDAITDFTGAFAVNLGRLLAGALRATGLEDRGTEPFAFGLVAFVEAAIGRWLAEPEGGTAEQFTADLARSVWRLLDGILGERGLRLDPDRPLPDSAGIDLLDTSAR
- a CDS encoding SIS domain-containing protein, with translation MVDVARQRIRALMDELDQGCEDAIPAAAELVLNAIESGGVVHAAGAGHSLAMVCETFYRAGGLAAVRPLWEPAVLPLTGALRSTDAEREVGRGRSLVQSAAPAPPDVMVVFSTSGRNPYPVEIAKEARAREVPVIAVTSLPASAKATDRAGSRLADHATIVLDTGVPPGDVVYPSEEPRTCAVSTILGAYLWSMLLERLHDLAAERGVRLPVWTSSNVPGGDERNADLLARYGERIPELATLR
- a CDS encoding SPFH domain-containing protein, producing MAEKRADVADDIQLDMPKPQVTERAARSVNGFPMVGVVLLAFLGGALLVVLGIVLAANDNQGAGVSMIIVGGLLVLAAPVLAGGLTPVAPGEARVVQFLGRYTGTLRSHGLQWVNPISVRSAVSTRIRNHETGVAKVNDADGNPIEIAAVVVWKVEDTAQATFEVDDFVEFVSIQSETAVRHIANSYPYDAHQEQRASLRDNTQDVAEQLCTEIAARVASAGVTVIESRITHLAYAPEIAQAMLRRQQAGAVVAARKRIVEGAVGMVEMALDRLAEQDVVDLDEERKAAMVSNLMVVLVGDRDTQPVVNTGSLYQ
- a CDS encoding SDR family oxidoreductase, which encodes MTSYFVTGGTGFLGRRLVHRLLTRPDCTRVYVLVRERSRERLAELTEQWPNPERVVPVSGDLTAEGLGVDPASLTEPPEHVVHLGAIYDMTAGREANEAANVTGTRNVLTFAERARARWLHHVSSIAVAGEHEGRFTESDFDLGQRLPSPYHATKFAAEKLVREQDSVPYRIYRPSAVVGDSVTGEMDKVDGPYYFFPAFTRIARLPARLPLVGPELGATNMVPVDYVVEAMERLMHVEAASGATYHLAAPEPQSLNEVYNAFVGAAGGPRIVRTLPLNLSGTLRRAGHALAGRQRPSVRQQALAAALTELGIPAEVLPVLTLPVRFDTTATRAALAGTGIECPPLATYAERVYRYWAEHLDLDRVRRGERKTPLRGRRVMITGASTGIGRATALRVARRGATVLLVARRSDELAAVRDEIHSAGGQAAIHPCDVTDSEAVDAMIKRVLAEHGAVDMLVNNAGRSIRRSVAHSTSRLHDYERTMALNYFAPLRLTFALLPAMIEQRFGHIVNVTTQGLQNHTPRFSAYLASKAALDEFGKVAGRDLLAEGVTFSSVRVPLVRTAMSAPSARVFRRLPSLSPEQAATMIVRALERRPEVVNRPAGTAADLADRLAPHTMRALTHLAAYQAMPETAPDTKHADGRRHPLVAVVATLTRLLWRRL
- a CDS encoding ABC transporter permease, which codes for MNSILLVAAREISTRLRSKAYVITTMLLLILIVAFTVVMKLISGSGGADATVGVTAQNGGLAAPMRAAATTVGQTVQTPTVASEAAGRERVESGELDALLVGDGSRVEVVVDQDLDRDLRTALNVLASQLALNQEITGLGGDPARVNAAVAEAAVQVRPINAPNDYGPEQLVIGIIVGGLIYMSVLINGQLVAQGVVEEKTSRVVELLLSTIRPWQLMAGKVLGIGTIGLLQMAAIAIVGVVSGLSTGTLTLSISAAAGTVTWLIVWYLLGFFCYAMVFAALGALVSRQEDVGGAVTPPLMLIIAGWVVGISVLPSDPGNSLAETMSIIPAFAPTLMPMRLAMGGVPVWQAALALALVAAMIPALIWLAGRIYRNAVMRTGAKVKFRDALRTT
- a CDS encoding ABC transporter ATP-binding protein encodes the protein MRQDQRLEIDRISKRYGSVVALREMTFDVRAGELFGFVGSNGAGKTTAMRIALGVLSADSGEVRWAGGPITLENRRHIGYMPEERGLYPKMKVAEQLIYLARLHGMSRSEAQRSARAWMERLGVAERREDEVQKLSLGNQQRVQLAAALVHNPEILVLDEPFSGLDPVAVDVMSAVLKEKCARGTPVVFSSHQLDLVERLCDRVGIVRSGQMVACGTVAELSSGGNTRLVVDAPLAPRGWADRIAGVSTVGYEDGKSVLELGPGADDQLVLTAAMETPPVREFARRQPSLTELFRNVVTENGASEGRAA